Proteins encoded in a region of the Pseudomonas shahriarae genome:
- a CDS encoding CPBP family intramembrane glutamic endopeptidase, translating to MPALPWLYLALLSIGYALALAYGQLGLLALVSIGLLLVAGYAVRQQHIPWARYLGHGLFIVLALGLAMHWLPGFYNGRGIDPQRFSADAVPFSMYLNQDKPLIGFWLLLVCPWIVARRPLRLSIYATALALTLTTIAALGGAVLLGIISWAPKWPDQAWLWVLNNLLLVTLVEEALFRGYIQGGLSRRFKQLPYGENLALLLASLLFGLVHVGAGWQWVLLASIAGAGYGLAYRFGGLGAAIATHFGLNLLHFGLFSYPMLAG from the coding sequence ATGCCCGCTTTACCCTGGCTGTACCTGGCACTTCTATCCATCGGCTATGCACTGGCCCTGGCCTACGGGCAACTGGGTTTACTGGCCCTGGTGTCCATCGGCCTCTTGCTGGTGGCAGGTTACGCCGTGCGCCAACAACACATCCCATGGGCCCGCTACCTCGGCCATGGCCTGTTCATTGTATTGGCCCTCGGCCTGGCGATGCACTGGCTGCCCGGTTTCTACAACGGTCGCGGCATCGACCCGCAGCGCTTCAGCGCCGATGCCGTGCCCTTCTCGATGTACCTGAACCAGGACAAACCGCTGATCGGTTTCTGGCTGCTGCTGGTCTGCCCGTGGATCGTCGCTCGCCGCCCGTTGCGCCTGTCGATCTATGCCACGGCCCTGGCCTTGACCCTGACCACCATCGCCGCCCTCGGCGGGGCGGTGCTTCTGGGCATTATCAGTTGGGCGCCCAAATGGCCGGACCAGGCCTGGCTCTGGGTGTTGAACAACCTGTTACTGGTGACCCTGGTTGAGGAGGCACTGTTTCGCGGCTATATCCAGGGCGGCCTGAGCCGGCGCTTCAAGCAACTGCCTTATGGCGAAAACCTCGCCTTGCTGCTGGCCTCGCTGCTGTTTGGCCTGGTGCATGTGGGCGCGGGTTGGCAATGGGTGCTGCTGGCCAGTATCGCCGGCGCGGGGTATGGCCTGGCCTACCGCTTCGGCGGCCTGGGCGCGGCGATCGCCACACACTTTGGTTTGAATCTGCTGCATTTCGGGTTGTTTAGCTACCCGATGCTGGCGGGTTGA
- the wecB gene encoding non-hydrolyzing UDP-N-acetylglucosamine 2-epimerase — translation MPLKTLSIFGTRPEAIKMAPLVLELASDPRFESRVCVTAQHREMLDQVLELFELTPDFDLNIMKAGQTLTDVTTAIIQGLKPILEDFKPDVILVHGDTATTFAASLAAYYQQVPIAHVEAGLRTNDLYSPWPEEGNRRLTGTLAALHFAPTETSRQNLLKEGVASSAIHVTGNTVIDALLSVVDRLSSPASPLQAQFEEQFAFLPRDKRMVLITGHRRENFGGGFERICQALVNTAQQFPDVEFVYPVHLNPNVREPVKRLLAGINNVHLIEPLDYLPFVYLMTRSYVILTDSGGIQEEAPALGKPVLVMRDTTERPEAVEAGTVKLVGTEVDSITHHLSELLSDEVAYQKMSFAHNPYGDGKACAHIREALMVLVAQRNEAAA, via the coding sequence ATGCCCCTCAAGACGCTGTCCATTTTCGGGACCCGGCCCGAAGCCATAAAAATGGCCCCTTTGGTTCTGGAACTGGCAAGCGACCCTCGTTTTGAGTCGAGGGTGTGCGTCACCGCGCAGCACCGTGAGATGCTCGACCAAGTGCTTGAACTATTCGAGCTGACGCCCGACTTCGACTTGAACATCATGAAAGCCGGGCAAACACTGACAGACGTGACGACGGCGATTATTCAAGGGCTCAAACCCATCCTTGAAGACTTCAAGCCCGATGTGATCCTTGTTCATGGCGACACCGCCACTACCTTCGCCGCCAGCCTGGCCGCCTATTACCAACAAGTCCCGATTGCCCATGTCGAGGCAGGCCTGCGTACCAACGACCTCTATTCGCCATGGCCCGAAGAAGGCAACCGGCGGTTAACAGGTACTCTTGCTGCCCTCCATTTTGCGCCCACTGAAACATCGCGGCAGAACCTGCTGAAAGAAGGAGTCGCCTCCTCGGCCATTCACGTTACCGGCAACACCGTGATTGATGCCCTGCTCAGCGTGGTCGATCGTTTAAGTAGTCCAGCTTCGCCACTCCAAGCGCAATTCGAGGAGCAGTTTGCATTCTTGCCTCGTGACAAGCGCATGGTGTTGATCACCGGCCATCGGCGCGAAAACTTCGGTGGCGGTTTCGAGCGTATTTGCCAAGCGCTGGTCAACACTGCCCAGCAATTCCCCGATGTTGAGTTCGTATACCCGGTGCACCTGAACCCGAACGTTCGTGAACCCGTAAAACGCCTGCTAGCTGGTATCAACAACGTGCATCTGATCGAACCACTGGATTATCTGCCGTTCGTTTACCTGATGACGCGCTCTTACGTGATCCTTACCGACTCCGGCGGTATCCAGGAAGAAGCACCTGCCTTGGGCAAACCTGTCCTGGTGATGCGTGACACGACTGAACGCCCCGAAGCCGTCGAAGCCGGCACAGTGAAGCTGGTTGGCACAGAAGTGGACTCCATCACCCACCACCTCAGCGAATTGCTGAGCGACGAAGTGGCTTATCAAAAAATGAGTTTTGCCCATAACCCTTATGGCGACGGTAAGGCTTGTGCACACATCCGTGAGGCGCTGATGGTTTTGGTCGCTCAACGAAACGAGGCAGCAGCATGA